In the Aneurinibacillus soli genome, one interval contains:
- a CDS encoding DNA/RNA helicase domain-containing protein, producing the protein MKPVNLLSLVSAKNDLLPSVFGLYLNNFDIKIKEDELRDIESLIKEIQTHSERLGILDEFYIGYTINQIGKEFDLLRFGENSIINIELKRTSTEEKIRKQLKKNKYYLNFLEKEVLSFTYVVEDRQLFYLNDSETLEKTKFPFLISKLNDQVLQYIEDINRLFDPSNYLVSPFNSTDAFVSGQYFLTDHQETVKNDILNLSTETGPCFISIEGHAGTGKTLLTYDIAKQYISIPKSVLIFHCGNLNNGHYKLSEKYPWEISPIKDYKLYDLSKYDLIIIDEAQRIYKNQLEIILNSIKNTNAKCIFSYDSQQCLSADEIKRNIPQYIIENVSPKIFRLTEKIRTNKEIASFIKNLFDLSKKNQNQKYSNINIRYFSCARDAKQYIDVVEDRDWKVINYTPPLYNDNPYKEFQYGWNDNAHNVIGQEYDNVIAVLDHHFYYNEDRKLSTKGWYGAHYNPTKMLFQIVTRARKKLGIVIINNEAVLKQCLNILGLK; encoded by the coding sequence ATGAAACCAGTAAACTTATTGTCTTTAGTCAGCGCAAAAAATGACCTATTACCTTCAGTCTTTGGATTATATTTAAATAATTTTGACATTAAAATAAAAGAAGATGAATTAAGAGATATAGAATCACTAATAAAGGAGATTCAAACTCATTCAGAAAGACTGGGCATTCTTGATGAGTTCTACATAGGTTATACCATTAATCAGATAGGTAAGGAGTTTGATCTACTGAGATTTGGTGAAAACAGCATAATTAATATTGAACTTAAAAGAACGAGCACTGAAGAAAAAATAAGAAAGCAGCTAAAAAAAAATAAATACTATCTTAACTTTTTAGAAAAGGAAGTATTAAGCTTCACTTACGTTGTGGAAGATAGGCAGTTATTTTACCTGAATGACAGTGAGACACTAGAAAAAACTAAGTTTCCGTTTCTAATTTCTAAACTAAATGATCAAGTATTACAATATATTGAGGATATAAACAGGTTGTTTGATCCTTCTAACTATTTAGTTTCTCCTTTTAATTCAACGGATGCTTTTGTGTCAGGACAGTATTTTTTAACCGATCATCAAGAAACTGTTAAAAATGATATATTAAACTTAAGTACGGAAACGGGCCCTTGTTTTATTTCAATTGAGGGACACGCAGGAACTGGTAAGACTCTTTTAACGTACGATATTGCAAAACAATATATAAGTATTCCAAAGAGTGTTCTTATTTTTCACTGTGGTAATCTTAATAATGGTCACTACAAACTTAGTGAAAAGTATCCATGGGAAATATCCCCGATTAAAGATTACAAATTATATGATTTGAGTAAATATGACCTTATAATTATAGATGAAGCTCAGAGAATATATAAAAATCAGTTAGAAATCATTTTAAATAGCATAAAGAATACGAACGCTAAATGTATTTTCTCTTATGATTCTCAACAATGTCTTTCTGCTGATGAGATAAAGAGGAATATTCCACAATATATTATAGAAAATGTTTCTCCTAAAATTTTTAGATTAACTGAGAAAATTAGAACCAACAAAGAAATCGCGTCATTTATTAAAAATTTGTTTGATCTATCTAAAAAAAATCAAAACCAAAAATATTCTAATATTAATATTAGATATTTTTCTTGTGCTCGTGATGCTAAACAATATATAGATGTGGTTGAAGATCGGGATTGGAAAGTCATAAACTACACCCCACCTTTATATAATGATAATCCATATAAAGAATTCCAGTATGGTTGGAACGATAACGCACATAATGTTATTGGACAAGAGTACGATAATGTCATTGCAGTACTAGACCATCATTTTTATTACAACGAAGATAGAAAATTATCCACTAAAGGTTGGTATGGAGCCCATTATAATCCAACAAAAATGCTTTTCCAGATAGTAACAAGAGCTAGGAAAAAGCTCGGTATTGTTATTATCAATAATGAAGCCGTACTTAAACAGTGCCTAAATATATTAGGATTAAAGTAG